One Papaver somniferum cultivar HN1 chromosome 10, ASM357369v1, whole genome shotgun sequence genomic window carries:
- the LOC113317205 gene encoding profilin-like, giving the protein MSWQSYVDDHLMCDIEGNHLTSSAILGHDGSVWAQSPSFPQLKAGEVDAIMRDFDEPGSLAPTGLHLGGVKYMVIQGEPGAVIRGKKGSGGVTIKKTNQSLIFGVYDEPVTPGQCNIVVERIGDYLVEQGM; this is encoded by the exons atgtCGTGGCAATCATATGTTGATGatcaccttatgtgtgatattgAAGGAAATCATCTCACCTCTTCTGCAATTTTAGGTCACGATGGTAGTGTTTGGGCTCAGAGTCCATCGTTCCCTCAG CTTAAGGCTGGAGAAGTAGATGCAATCATGCGTGACTTTGATGAGCCTGGATCTCTTGCACCAACTGGATTACACCTTGGGGGAGTTAAGTATATGGTTATTCAAGGTGAACCTGGTGCTGTCATTCGTGGAAAGAAG GGTTCTGGAGGTGTTACTATCAAGAAGACCAACCAGTCCTTGATCTTCGGTGTGTACGATGAGCCCGTGACTCCAGGACAGTGCAACATTGTTGTCGAAAGGATTGGTGATTACCTTGTTGAGCAGGGTATGTAA
- the LOC113317206 gene encoding 60S acidic ribosomal protein P2-like: MKVIAAYMLAVLGGNKEPTAEDIKDILGSVGAADDADDKIELLLSQVRGKDLTELIATGREKLAVSGGGAPMVVNGGAAVQKKEVEEKIDEYYSSDSDPDHDNIIFDLRAEW; the protein is encoded by the coding sequence ATGAAGGTCATTGCTGCATATATGCTTGCAGTGTTGGGAGGAAACAAGGAACCAACTGCCGAAGATATCAAGGACATTTTAGGTTCTGTTGGTGCTGCTGATGACGCTGATGACAAGATTGAACTTCTTCTTTCTCAAGTTCGGGGTAAAGACTTGACTGAACTTATTGCAACTGGAAGGGAGAAACTTGCTGTTTCTGGGGGTGGTGCACCTATGGTGGTCAATGGTGGTGCAGCTGTGCAGAAGAAAGAGGTGGAAGAGAAAATTGATGAATACTATTCCTCTGACTCTGACCCTGACCATGACAATATCATCTTCGATCTCCGTGCGGAATGGTAG